One Maribacter sp. HTCC2170 genomic window, AAGGCCAATGTATTGGAAGCCTCCCGTTTGTGGAGAGAAACAGTCCAAGCCATGGAAAAAGACTATCCTGAAGTTGAGGTGTCCTATGAATTTGTTGATGCCGTTGCAATGCGTTTGGTTCAATGGCCTAGTGATTATGACGTTATGATTACCGCAAACCTTTTTGGGGACATATTAACTGATGAGGCTTCTGTAATATCAGGTTCAATGGGATTAATGCCCTCTTCATCAATAGGTAGTAAAGTAGGCTTATACGAACCCATTCACGGCTCATATCCGCAAGCTGCAGGAAAGGACATTGCAAACCCCTTAGCGACCGTACTTTCCGTTGCTATGCTATTTGAGGATTTTGATCTAGCTGATGAAGCTCAGGCCATTCGCGATGTTGTAAACAAATCATTGGCGGAGGGTATTGTTACCGAAGACTTGTCCGAAGATGGTATAGCACACAAAACCAGTGAGGTTGGTGATTGGCTGGCTGCGAATGTTTAAAACATAAAAGATTCTACTCAATATTTTAGATAATAACCAAAAGCCCTGACAAATCCGTCAGGGCTTTTTGCACAGTATTGTTTTAGAATCTAGGATAAATCCACAATTATATTTCAAAACCTAGTAGTTATACAAATTCCCTAACCTGATCATATACAGATATAAACAACTTTTATATTATCTTACTAGCCAATTACAAAACTATGCGTCAATTATTTAGGCAACCAACTTTTATTTATTTCTTTTTAATGATCTGTGTTGTTATCACAGAAAGTTGCTCTAAAGATGATACCGTTCTAACGCAAGAACCAAAGGCAGAAGAAGATGTAAACTTTCCTCAGATTGAGTTTAACACAAACGGAAGCGTTCCCATTGTTTCTAAAAGTGTTTATGTTGATGGGGTTCTGAAAGTAAATGCGCAATCAACAAATAATGATTTAACAATCGATGCCCAAATAAGAGGCAGGGGCAATTCGACTTGGGGCTACCCAAAAAAACCGTACAAAATAAAATTGAGCAGTGAAGAGTCCATTTTAGGGTTGGCACCTGAAAAAGATTGGGTGCTATTGTCCAACTATCTCGATGGCACTCATTTATTGAATGCCGTGGGCATGAAAATTGGACAATTGCTTGAAATGCCTTTTACGAATACTATTACACCTGTTGAAGTAACCATAAACAATGAATACCAAGGGTTATACATGCTAACGGAGCAAATAGAAGTAAAACCCAATCGTGTTGATGTTGGTGAAGATGGTCTATTGCTGAATTTAGACACCAATTATGATGAAGAATGGCAGTTCAGATCAAGTGCTTACGATTTACCAGTGACTGTAAAATATCCGAAAATGATCGATGCCGTTAAATTGACATCTATTCAAAGTGAATTTGAAACATTGGAAACATTGGTTGCTCAAGCGGATTTTCCAAATAATGAATATCTTGATTATATAGATGATGTTTCTATTGCCAAATATTTGATTGTGTATATGCTTACCGGTAATGAAGAAATCAATCACCCTAAAAGTACCTACCTGTATAAAACAAGTATGGGAAAATTTACCATGGGGCCAATATGGGATTTTGATTGGGGCTTTGCTTTTGAAGGCACATTTCAACATTTTAGTGTTTTTGACAGGCCTTTATTTTGGTCATCTTCGTCCAGTGGCACCCAGTTCTTTTCAAGATTGATGTCCGACCCCAGAATTGAATTATTGATGAAGGAACATTGGACGGCTTTTAAAGACAATCACCTTACAGAGTTGCTAGCCTATATAGATGAATATGCCCTTACATTCAAGAAGCAAAAGTTAGGGATTTTGGTGTATGGGAGGCAAACGATGCGGGTGCAAATGAACTGAAACGCTGGATTGAGAATAGAGCAACATATATAGATGACTTTGTTAATGGCTTTTAAAGGCCATTATCTAGTTTTTAGAATTTGACAGTAGCTACCCAGGTAAAATCGTTGACTTTTTTTGTAGTAATTTGTTTACAGCTTGTAGCAATAGTATAGGCAACAAGCTTGATTATAAATTAAAAATCCCCGAACTTCGTTATCAACCGTTAAAAGGAATTAAAACTCATTTTAACTAAGCGTTGGCGTTAATTAAAAAAAACATACTATGCCTGAATTTAATTTAATAAAATTAGAAGGGAAACCGATAGAAAAACTTATTGATGTAATAAGTAAAGGAATCGGTACATTATATAAACCAAGGTCGATACGAAAAGAAGCTGATGCAAAAGCTTACGAAATCGGAATGATTGAAAATGCGAAATCCAAAGCTTTAGCAGAAGGAAAAGAAAATGAAGCCGAAACATATTTGAGGATTCAAGAAAGAATACTTTTCAAAGAACTTGAGAGACAAAATAACATAGACCAAATTGCTGAAATTGCCGCTAAACAATTACAGCAAGAATCCAATGTGTCTGAAGAACCTGTAAGCAAAGATTGGTCTAAAAGATTTTTTAATATTGCCGAAGATGTTTCCGATGAAGAAATGCAGGAAATTTGGGGTAGAATTTTAGCTGGAGAAATTAAAAATCCTAATTCATATTCATTAAGAACTTTAGAATTACTAAAAAACCTCTCTAAAAAAGAAGCAGATACTTTTATAAAATTTGCGAATTTATCCGTTAGTTCTAATGGTGTTTCTTTTATGCTTAATTTCAAAAATGAGCCTTTATTAGAAGATACATACAAAGTTAATTTTCACGAAAGGCTTCTTTTAGAAGAATTGGGACTTTTAACTGCGAACGATTTGCAATTTAAAGTTCACGCTACAAAGGGAAATACTGATTTGCAATATTTTGTAATCAGTAAAACAATTATAGCTGTAGAAAAATCACCTAACATACCTGAACAGCAATTACAAATATTAGTATTCACCAAAATCGGACAAGAATTACTCAAATTGGTAGAATCAAATTCGGATTTAGAATATGTTAAGTTACTTGCTTCAAAATTACGGAGAGAAGGAGTATCTATAAAGTATGCTGCGATTATTGAACAACAGGCTGACGGAAGAGTTAAACATACACCGATGATGGAAGTTCCATTAACAGACAAGGAATTGGAAGCGAAAAAAGCAAAAGAAGAACAGGAAAGAAAAAAGAATGAACAAAAAAATAACTAACGCCAACACCGTGTAAAAATAATTGCTTGTTCTCGCCTTTTTGGAAAATCCTTGCGGATTTTCAAGTTGGTTTTGTACTCGCGAAAGCTCGTGCTAACACACGCAACTATTCTTACACAAACACGATAACGAAAGCATCGAACTTAACCCAAATATCAAAAATCAGAAAATTTACTTCTTTTAAAGTTTTGTAACTACAATATATAGTCAGTACTCACAAAATTGGAAAGCTTGGTTTCTAAGAGTTTTTCAATGGTCTCATTATTCAATTCATTGTCTTTAAAAGCAACAAAGGTCCGTATAGAAAATGAGCGCAAGGCGTCATGCACGCTCAGGGTTGATTGGGCAGAATCTTTTCTTCCCGTGAATGGATAGACGTCTGGACCACGTTGACAGGAACTGTTCAAATTAACCCGGCACACCAAGTTCACCAAAGAATCAATCAACGGAGCCAAGGCATACACATCTTTCCCAAAGAGACTCACCTGTTGCCCGTAATTACTATCCGCCATATCATCCAAAGGCTCCTCAATATCCTTAAACGGTACAATGGGTATTACAGGGCCAAATTGTTCTTCTTGATATACCCGCATATCTTTTGTAACAGGATATAATACTGCTGGCCAAATGAAATTATCAAAGCGTTTTCCTCCTTTTTTATTCAAAATCTTCGCCCCTTTAGAAACTGCATCATCAATAAGTTCTTGAATGTAATCTGATTTTCCTGGTTCTGGTAATGGGGTGAGCTTTGCTCCTTTATCCCAGGGATTTCCAAATTTTAGGGTATCTACCTGTTCTGCAAATTGACTATTGAAACCATCCACAATATTCTCATGGGCATAAATTACTTTTAAAGCTGTACAACGTTGCCCGTTAAAAGACAAAGTACCTGCCAAACACTCCTGAACGGTCAAACCTAAATCAGCATCTGGCAAAATTATTGCCGGGTTCTTGGCCTCAAGCCCAAGTACCAATCGCAATCGGTTACTTTTTGGATGCTGCTCTTGCAATGCATTGGCCGATTTACTGTTCCCTATCAGTGCCAATGCATCAATCTTTCCTGTTTGCATAATCGGGGCCGCTACAGCCCTACCACGACCAAACAAAATATTAACCACTCCCTTGGGAAAACTACTCTGAAATGCATCCAACAGTGGTGTAATCAATAACACCCCATGTTTTGCTGGCTTAAATACCGTAGTATTCCCCATGATAATCGCAGGAATCAACAAAGCAAATGTCTCATTCAAAGGATAGTTATAAGGCCCTAAACACAAAACAACACCTAAAGGCCCCCTTTTTATATGGGCATAAACACCATCGTTTTTTTCAAACTTGGCCGCATCACGGTCCAATTGTTTGCAATCTTCAATGGTATCGTAGATATATTCGATTGTACGATCAAATTCCTTTTGTGAATCAGGTAATGATTTTCCAATCTCCCACATCAACAGCTTAACTACTTCGTCCCGTTTGGTCTTCATTTTCTCAACAAAGATCTCCATGCATTCAATACGGTCTTTTACTTGCATGGTAGGCCAAGCTCCTTGACCCTTGTTATAGGCATCTGTTGCACCTTTCAATGCCTCTAAAGCCTCTTTTTCGCCCATATCTGGGATACTTCCCAATAAAGTAGGTTTATAATCCTTTGTGGACGAAATAGTGGAATACACTTCGGTGGACTTTCCTTTCCAAGTTTTTAATTCCCCATCAATAAGATATGCTGTCTGATCTATGGTATTTGTGATTTTATATATCTCTGGTATTGTCATGATTGACCTTATTTTAGAATGTTAGAACAAAATTAGGCCTTATAATTCATTTTCAATAACACTGCTAACTATGAAAACGTTAGAGTTAACAAATTATACGTAATGTGTTTGAAAATGCGTAAATACTAAACCAAATACTGGAATAGATCTGGTTTATCATTTAAATAGTCGCCATAAAAGTTATTGGCTTTCATTCGCTGAATCAGAGGTTGAAGGTCTGTAGCACTTTTTAATTCTATTCCCACTATTGCAGGAGCATTTTCCCTGCTTGATTTTTTGGAATACTCGAAATGGGTAATATCATCATTTGGACCCAATATCTCTGCCACGAACTGTTTTAATGCACCAGGACGCTGTGGAAAACGAACAATAAAATAGTGTTTTAATTGACCATACAACAATGCCCGTTCCTTAATCTCAGCTGTACGGGTTATATCATTGTTACCTCCACTTACAATACAAACAATATTCTTGTCTTTGATTTCATCTGTAAAACCATCCAAGCAGGCAACGGTCAAAGCACCTGCAGGCTCAACGACTATTGCATCTCTATTATAGAGGTCTAAAATAGATTGACAAACCTTGCCCTCGGGAACAGTTTTCATTTGGTCTAAATGCTCTTGACAAATGGTAAATGGCAAATCTCCTACCCTTTGAACTGCAGCACCGTCAATAAACTTGTCAATTTGTTCCAATCGGGTATTTTTGCCTTTTTCGATTGAAACTTTCATTGATGGAGCACCTTCTGGCTCTACACCAATAATTTTGGTATTGGATGACAACTTTTCGAAAACCGCGCAGAGTCCTGAAGCGAGTCCACCACCACCAATAGCAACAAATATGTAATCTATGGGTTCAGTGGTCTGATCTAAAAGCTCCAAACCAATGGTAGCCTGTCCTTCTATAACCTTTTCATCATCAAATGGATGTACAAAAGTCTTCTGTTGTTCCTCACAAAATAGCAAAGCGGCCTTAGAAGAATCGTCAAAAGTATCTCCTTCAAGCACAACAGTTATAAAGTCACCGCCAAACATTTTGGTTTGCTCAATTTTCTGTCTCGGCGTAACCGATGGCATATACACCGTTCCTTTTATTCTTAAATGGTTACAGGCAAAGGCCACACCCTGTGCGTGATTGCCTGCACTGGCACATACAACCCCTTTTGACAACTCTTCTTTTGAAAGCGAACTTATCTTATTGAATGCACCCCGTATCTTATACGAGCGAACCCTATGTAGATCCTCTCTTTTTAAAAGAACATTAGCGTTGTATTTCTTGGACAATCGTATGCTCTTGGACAATGGAGTAACATCAGCTACTTGCCGAATGGTCTTTTCAGCCTTTTTAACATCGTCTAAATCTGGAAAATACGCCATGGTTAAAGATAAAAAAACCTGTTAGGCCAAAGAGCCTAACAGGTCAATTAAAAATTGATTTTTATTAGACTATTGGCTTCATTGCAGTCATCGACGCACGAAGACGTGCCCCAACAATCTCAACATCATGATCCCTCAATGCCTTATTAACAGTGATTAATTTGGCATTATCTACTCCATTGTCTTTTCCTTCTCCAAAATGGGTACCTATAACATCAGTATCAATACCTTTCATGAAATCACCCAATAAAGGCTTACAGGCATGATCAAAAAGATAACAACCATATTCAGCTGTATCAGAGATAACACGGTTCATTTCAAATAATTTCTTTCTAGCGATCGTGTTCGCAATCAATGGGGTTTCGTGCAATGATTCATAATATGCAGATTCACCAATTATTCCAGATTCGGTCATAGATTCGTATGCCAATTCAACACCAGCGCGAACCATGGCTACCATCAAAACACCATTGTCATAAAACTCTTGCTCACTGATGTTCATATCACCAGCTGGTGTCTTTTCAAAAGCAGTTTCACCAGTTGCAGCTCTCCAACTTAATAGGTTTTTATCATCATTGGCCCAATCTTCCATCATGGTTTTTGAGAAATGGCCACTCATGATATCATCCATGTGCTTATGGAACAAGGGACGCATAATATCTTTAAGTTCTTCGGAAAGTTCAAATGCCTTGATTTTCGCAGGATTTGATAAACGATCCATCATGTTGGTGATTCCACCATATTTTAAACCTTCAGTAACAGTTTCCCAACCGTACTGAATTAGTTTTGATGCATAACCAGCATCAATTCCTTTTTCAATCATTTTATCGAAACAAAGAATTGAACCTGTTTGAAGCAGTCCACATAAAATGGTCTGTTCTCCCATTAAATCTGATTTTACTTCAGCTACGAAAGAAGATTCCAAGACACCAGCTTTGTGTCCGCCTGTGCCCGCTGCATATGCTTTAGCTTGCTCTAAACCTTTTCCTTGAGGGTCATTGTCTGGGTGTACCGCAATTAATGTTGGTACTCCAAATCCTCTTTTATATTCCTCACGTACCTCAGAACCTGGGCTTTTAGGAGCAACCATGATTACAGTAAGATCTTTTCTTACTTGCATACCTTCTTCTACAATATTAAAACCATGCGAATAGGACAGTGTGGCCCCATCTTTCATTAATGGCATCACGGCGCTTACCACATTAGTGTGCTGTTTATCCGGAGTTAGATTGATAACCAAATCTGCAGAAGGAACCAATTCCTCATAAGTACCTACGGTGAAACCATTCTCGGTTGCGTTTTTATAAGATTGTCTTTTCTCTTTTATTGCTGCTTCTCGCAAGGTATAGGCGATATCAAGACCTGAATCTCTCATGTTCAACCCTTGGTTAAGGCCCTGAGCGCCACAACCAACAATAACTATTTTTTTTCCTTTCAAAGCGGTAACACCATCAGAAAATTCAGAAGAATCCATGAACCTACATTTTCCCAGCTGCGTTAATCGATCACGTAATGATAGTGTATTAAAATAATTTGTCATTTTATATTCTCGTTTTTAGTATTTGATTATTTATCTAAGTGAAATTCATTTAACATAGTGCTTATTGGCATTTCAGCTTTTGAAACGGCCAAACGCCCTGATCGAACAAATTGCATTATGCCATAAGGTTCAAGATCATCGTGCATTTCATCAATTTCATGTCTTCGTCCTGTTTTTGCCAAGACAAAAAAGTCTCTAGAGACTGTCACAATCTGCGAATTGCTCTCCTTGATTATATTTTGTATTTGTCGCTCATCAAAAAGTAAATGGGAAGCGATTTTGAACAAAGCGGATTCTTGATAAATGATGTCGTCATCATCATGATAAAAAGCCTTTATCACTTCAATCTGCTTCTCTATTTGCTGCACGATTTTACGGGTCCAGTCCTCCGCGGTATTTACAACTATTGTAAATTTTGATACTTGTCCAATTTCTGATTTTGAGACATTTAGACTCTCTATATTAATGTGTCGCTTTAAGAATATTCCTGATATCCTGTTTAACAATCCAACATTGTTTTCAGCATAAACCGATATTGTAAACCATTGCTTTTCCATAAGTCCATTCCCAGTATTCATTCTATACACTTGAAGAATACTTCTGGGTAGATTTTATTGTTAATTCTTTCTTACTTTAATCTAATATCCGATACCGAAGCCCCAGATGGAATCATAGGGAAAACGTTATCTTCTTTTTCAACAGCTACTTCCAAGAAATAAGCATCTTTCGAGGCCATCATTTCTTCTACACTAGCTTTTAAATCCTTGCGCTCGGTAACTTTTTTAGCTGTTATATCATAACCTTCAGCAATCTTCACAAAATTAGGATTACTCATTACCGTTGAAGCATATCTACTTTCAAAGAATAATTCTTGCCATTGGCGTACCATACCTAAATGGTCATTATTCAGCACAACTATTTTTACTGGGGTTTTGTTTTGAAATATCGTTCCCAACTCTTGAATTGTCATTTGGTAACCTCCGTCACCAATAACAGCTACAACTTCCCTTTCCATAGCACCCATTTTAGCGCCAATTGCCGCAGGCAATGCAAACCCCATGGTACCCAATCCTCCAGAGGTAATATTACTCTTGGATTGTTTGAATTTTGAGTACCTACAAGCAATCATCTGATGTTGACCAACATCACTTACTATAACCGCTTTGTGTCCTGAAGCCTCATTAATCTCATTGATTACCTCGGCCATGGTCATACCTTCCTTGGTTGGGTGCAATTCTTTCTCAATAACCGCATCAAACTCTATCTGGTACCTTTTCTTGAACTCATTATGCCATGATTCGTGGCTGTTTTTATCAATCTTGGGTAATAATAGACCAAGTGTTTCTTTTGAATCGCCTAATACAGCAACATCTACAGGGACATTCTTATTAATCTCAGCCGGGTCTATCTCAAAATGGATGACTTTCGCCTGTTTCGCATAAGTATCCAAACTACCTGTTACCCTGTCATCAAACCGCATTCCTATAGCAATTAGAACATCACATTCGTTGGTTAGAATATTGGGCGCATAATTGCCATGCATACCCACCATACCAACATTCAATTGATGGTCGGAATCAAGTGCAGATAACCCTAAAATAGTCCAGGCGGCAGGTATCCCTGCTTTTTCTATCAATTTCTTTAATTCTTCCTCTGCATGACCTAATATTACCCCTTGGCCGAAAACAATCATTGGTTTCTTGGCAGAATTAATCAAAGCCGCTGCAGCGTCAATAGCATCTATGTTGGGTTCAGGAACAGGCTTGTAACTGCGAACACCTGTGCAATGCTCATAGCTGAAGTCCAATTCATCAAATTGCGCATTTTTGGTAATATCAATCAATACCGGACCTGGTCGACCCGATTTTGCGATGTAAAAAGCTTTTGCCATTACCTCTGGGATTTCCTCAACTTTGGTAACTTGATGGTTCCACTTAGTAACTGGAGTTGAAATTCCAATAATATCTGTTTCTTGAAATGCATCCGAGCCTAATAAATGTCTTGGCACCTGCCCAGTGATGCAGACCATTGGTGTAGAATCGATTTGAGCATCAGCCAAACCTGTCACCAAATTAGTTGCTCCAGGGCCAGAAGTTGCCATAGCAACCCCTACTTTACCAGAAACTCTTGCATAACCCTGTGCAGCATGGGTAGCACCTTGTTCATGACGGGTTAAAATATGGGTTAACTTATCCTGAAACTTATATAGCTCATCATACACAGGCATAATAGCCCCACCAGGGTAACCATAGAGTATATCGACCCCTTCAGCCAATAAACAGTGAATTATTGCTTCTGCTCCACTTATCCTTATCGTGGCTGCTTTCTCGGTTTTATTCTTTTTTTCCTTTAATGTCTCCATAACTATTTAAACAATTTGGGTGCTATTTTCAAACACCTCCCATCCTTAATTTAAAAGGACAATAACAATTATATTTTAAAACTCATCCGTTACGCAACCTTCCGCAGCAGATGAAACCGAACGCGCATATTTATAAAGCACGCCCTTTTTGAATTTTAATTCTGGTTGTACCCATTCGGTCTTTCGTTTTGCCAATTCTTCATCAGAAACAGCAACATTGATTGAATTAGTTTCAGCATCAATGGTAATTATGTCACCATTTTTAACCAAACCAATTGTACCACCTTCTTGAGCTTCGGGTGAAATATGTCCTACTACAAAACCGTGTGTTCCTCCTGAAAAACGACCATCTGTAATCAAGGCTACTTCTTTTCCTAAACCAGCTCCCATAATTGCTGCTGTTGGTTTCAACATTTCTGGCATTCCAGGACCTCCTTTAGGCCCTTCATATCGAATTACAACAACATCACCCTTTTTCACCAATCCAGTTCGAATACCATCATTGGCGTCATACTCGCTATTAAACACTTTGGCAGTTCCTTTAAACACCAAACCTTCTTTTCCCGTAATTTTTGCAACTGAACCATTTTCTGCCAGATTCCCATAAAGCATGCGTAAATGTCCGGTTGCTTTTATTGGTTTGTCCAAAGGCATAATTACATCTTGCCCCTCTTCTAAATCTGGGACATTTTCAAGATTTTCAGCCAATGTCTTGCCAGTAACCGTTAAACAATCCCCATGTAAAAGTCCGTTTTTCAATAAATATTTCAATACAGCCGGTATACCACCTACACGGTGCACATCTTCCATTAAATATTTGCCACTTGGCTTTAAATCTGCAATAAAAGGTGTTGTATCACTAATATGTTGAAAATCTTGTAGTGTAAATTCTATATCTGCGGCTCTAGCAATTGCCAAGAAATGTAATACTGCATTTGTTGAGCCACCCATGATAGTAACTAAACGAATCGCATTTTCCAATGACTTACGAGTTACAATGTCCAGTGGTTTAATATCTTTCTCAATAAGTACGCGCATTTGCTTACCTGCTTCAATACATTCATTCTCTTTGAGATAATTGTCTGCAGGGTTGGAAGAATTATAAGGCAATGACATTCCCAAAGCTTCAATGGCTGAAGCCATGGTATTTGCCGTGTACATACCACCACAAGCACCTGCCCCAGGAATCGCTTTCCTTATTATACTTTTATACTCAGACTCCTCCATGGTACCAGCCACTTTTTCTCCCCAAGCTTCAAAAGCAGAAACAATATCCAATTTTCTATCATTATGACATCCAGAGGCAATTGTACCGCCGTATACCAATATTGATGGCCTATTCAATCTTAACATGGCCATTAATGCTCCCGGCATATTTTTATCACAGCCTACCACCGTTACCAAGGCGTCATACGACATTCCTTGGACAACCGTTTCCATTGAATCGGCAATAATATCCCTTGATGGTAATGAAAAACGCATTCCAGGAGTTCCCATGGATATTCCATCACTCACCCCAATTGTATTGAAAATCAAACCAACCGTTTCCTTTGAATTCACGCCGTCCTTGACCAATTTGGCCAAATCATTCAAATGCATGTTACAAGGGTTGCCCTCATATCCCGTACTTGCGATACCAACTAATGGTTTTTTAAAATCTTCATCTTTAAAACCTATGGCATACAACATTGCTTGAGCAGCTGGTTGTGTGGGGTCTTGGGTAACGTTTTTACTGTATTTATTCAATTCCATTAAAAGGGTTCTTATAATTCAATACTTTCTATTAGACATAATTTGTCAATCAAATATATATGTTTAATATGTCCTATTTTTTTAACATTTAGCGGCACTCTAAATTCAAGTACGTCCATATTTATCTAATTAATTGTTTTACAGCACTTTAAAACATCATTTTATACCATATTCAATACTCTTGAATCTCTGGTTCATAGCACTTTTTTTTCAAAATCAAACCCAACAAAAAAGCCTGTATCAAATATTTCTGATACAGGCTTCTCAAGTCAATAGAAATCTATATCACCCCAATGCTGGGACAATAAGAATAATGTTGACTAAATTGTTTCTTAATTTCATTAGAACAATGATAGAACTTTTTTTTGAACTTAAAAAATCCATTCAAATACAATTCACATAGTAACCCCTAATATTTTGAATATCAACGACTCTAGTTTTTTATGTGACAAACTTGATTTTTATTCCGTTTTTGAAGGATATTTTTTTAACTTGTTTACTTGTATTCAAGCCACATTAATTCATGGGTGTGGTCGTCGACAAATTGAATAGAGCAAACTAATGTTAAAGGAAATAAATCAATTTTTAAGACAAGATTTCACCTTGCTGAATGGCCCGGTCAATAAAGCAATACTTGTTGTCTTTATTGGTTTATATTCCGCTTTTTTTCTTAGTGTCTATAGTCCTTTTAACATTAATCAATGGGAAAATAATTTCTATTGGAAATATGTTTTACTTGGGATTACCGTAATTTCCGTTTCGCAATATGTTCTTAGACCTATATTTGGATTAAAAACATTCAAGGTATACAGTCTTATTCTTTGGGGTTTGTTTGAGATGCTTTTAATGGCCACAATTCTACATCTTATGTATGCCATTCCGTTTCAAACTCTAAATGACAATCTGTATGATTATTTACATACTATATGGATTGTTAGTTTAGTAGCAACCGTACCTTACGTCCTGATAGTTTTATACTTAGCATTCAAAGAGAAATTATCCGCCATTAAAGAAAAAGAAAAGAACATTTCAGGTGTTTTCCCCAATCCTGGAGATAAGTTACTGACCATTACAGGCGAAAATGACAAAGTAATTCTTGCGATTAAATAC contains:
- the ilvD gene encoding dihydroxy-acid dehydratase; this encodes MELNKYSKNVTQDPTQPAAQAMLYAIGFKDEDFKKPLVGIASTGYEGNPCNMHLNDLAKLVKDGVNSKETVGLIFNTIGVSDGISMGTPGMRFSLPSRDIIADSMETVVQGMSYDALVTVVGCDKNMPGALMAMLRLNRPSILVYGGTIASGCHNDRKLDIVSAFEAWGEKVAGTMEESEYKSIIRKAIPGAGACGGMYTANTMASAIEALGMSLPYNSSNPADNYLKENECIEAGKQMRVLIEKDIKPLDIVTRKSLENAIRLVTIMGGSTNAVLHFLAIARAADIEFTLQDFQHISDTTPFIADLKPSGKYLMEDVHRVGGIPAVLKYLLKNGLLHGDCLTVTGKTLAENLENVPDLEEGQDVIMPLDKPIKATGHLRMLYGNLAENGSVAKITGKEGLVFKGTAKVFNSEYDANDGIRTGLVKKGDVVVIRYEGPKGGPGMPEMLKPTAAIMGAGLGKEVALITDGRFSGGTHGFVVGHISPEAQEGGTIGLVKNGDIITIDAETNSINVAVSDEELAKRKTEWVQPELKFKKGVLYKYARSVSSAAEGCVTDEF
- the ilvB gene encoding biosynthetic-type acetolactate synthase large subunit, with the translated sequence METLKEKKNKTEKAATIRISGAEAIIHCLLAEGVDILYGYPGGAIMPVYDELYKFQDKLTHILTRHEQGATHAAQGYARVSGKVGVAMATSGPGATNLVTGLADAQIDSTPMVCITGQVPRHLLGSDAFQETDIIGISTPVTKWNHQVTKVEEIPEVMAKAFYIAKSGRPGPVLIDITKNAQFDELDFSYEHCTGVRSYKPVPEPNIDAIDAAAALINSAKKPMIVFGQGVILGHAEEELKKLIEKAGIPAAWTILGLSALDSDHQLNVGMVGMHGNYAPNILTNECDVLIAIGMRFDDRVTGSLDTYAKQAKVIHFEIDPAEINKNVPVDVAVLGDSKETLGLLLPKIDKNSHESWHNEFKKRYQIEFDAVIEKELHPTKEGMTMAEVINEINEASGHKAVIVSDVGQHQMIACRYSKFKQSKSNITSGGLGTMGFALPAAIGAKMGAMEREVVAVIGDGGYQMTIQELGTIFQNKTPVKIVVLNNDHLGMVRQWQELFFESRYASTVMSNPNFVKIAEGYDITAKKVTERKDLKASVEEMMASKDAYFLEVAVEKEDNVFPMIPSGASVSDIRLK
- a CDS encoding LytTR family DNA-binding domain-containing protein encodes the protein MLKEINQFLRQDFTLLNGPVNKAILVVFIGLYSAFFLSVYSPFNINQWENNFYWKYVLLGITVISVSQYVLRPIFGLKTFKVYSLILWGLFEMLLMATILHLMYAIPFQTLNDNLYDYLHTIWIVSLVATVPYVLIVLYLAFKEKLSAIKEKEKNISGVFPNPGDKLLTITGENDKVILAIKYHELLYVKSAGNYLELYYLKGGSPTKELVRERLKELEKKIANTNVVKVHRSYLVNVRHISSLKKTKKSYEIIVQHIPDVIIPVSSGFKASFEEALKQKVSH